The following nucleotide sequence is from Juglans microcarpa x Juglans regia isolate MS1-56 chromosome 6D, Jm3101_v1.0, whole genome shotgun sequence.
AGCTGCAACCTAGCTAGCCGATAAGAATACAATTCACCAACGATTTCCTCGTACGTACTGATCATGTGCTTCTCTAATTCGTTAATTATGCCATCATTAGTTATGATCACTCATGTCCAAATACTAATTATAGCTTCTAATTATCCGAACTGTTATCCCTTTTCACCAATACGATTAAAAGACCTTTTTCCCATGCCAACCGATCTGCTGAATTTAGAGTATTTAGAGCTAGatttgcatgcatgccaacTTGGAACGACTCGCGTCAAACATGCAGTAGGAATTGCGCGGTAAGCGATCCCCTCACCTCCCGTTCGCTTGCAAATCGAGCGCTCtacctctctccctctctctctctttctctctatatatatgtgtgtgtgtgttttacaaagataagaaaatctcacaaatctcCCGAGAGAAAACCTTATCGTCGGAAGTTACGTACGTTCTCAGCTTCAATGGTTTGCCAGCAAGCTTTTCCAGCAACGTGCAACCCACGCGGTTGGGCGTTCTTTCTTCTCCTGCTTCAGTGCTCCGCGGTATTGACTCTGGTATCTGCTCAGGAACCTAGCAAGACTGCTCGCTGGCCTACGCTTTCGGGTTTGTGTTTTGCCTCCAAGCCTCTAGCTAGTACCTGTACTGCCGAGAAAAATATAACGTTGGAACAAAACGAAAAAGTAGTTTTCTGCtttcttgaaaaatgaaaatcgcAGTGTGAATATTGTTCTTACGCCGGatttacgtacgtacgtaccttcgATATCTTTGTGAAACATTACACGTACGACGACGTCACAAACATATATTCCTACACAACAATGTTGTAATTCATTCATTTATGTTGTTTCTACTTGAGTCTTACATGGTTTACAATATCGCATGCTAATAAACTGATACATACAATGACTGGAATTAATATTTTGTAGGTAAACCGCCTCTAGTGATTGCACGAGGAGGGTTTTCAGGGCTGTTTCCAGATTCTAGTTCAATTGCCTATGATCTGGCACAGGCAGTTAGTCTACCCAATGTCCACTTATGGTGTGACGTGCAATTAACAAAGGATGGAGCTGGGATTTGTTCGCCGAGTGTCAAGTTGGAGAATGCTACTGACATtgctactatttacaaaaacaGAAGTAGGGTTTACCAAGTTAATAAGGTCCCTACCCGAGGATGGTTTTCTCTGGATTTCACCTACAAGGAGCTAGCAAATAATGTCTCCAGTATGTCTGATTTTTCGCTCGCAAACCttattttctttacattttttttttttttttgttaccgTCGACGTACTCGATCTGTTTATAGTTGCTGTCAGTCaaggtttcttctttttttatatgagatttTTCACCGCTAGCTGATGCGAATTTCTCTGTTTCTAATTATCAGTAACGCAAGGAGTCTATTCTCGTACTAACCGGTTTGATAACCATGGCTTCGCAATTATCACGGTTGATCATTTGGCTAAAAAACTAAAACCACCAGGCATATGGTTGAACATTCAGGTAATAAATGAAAGATTATGAACTTTGCTGTGTCTGTGCGCCTTAACATTGAATTGGTCTCCTTGATCgtttgttgttttaattttccTCTGATAATGTTGGATTTGGCTTGGCTTCTCAGCTATCATGCATTCTGACTAACCCTTTTGCTCCAACACCGAACACTTTAATTTGCAGTACGATGCATTCTTCACGCAACACAAATTGAGTATGACAAGATTTGTGCTCTCTGTTTCGAGAAGAGTGAAAATTGATTACATTTCATCACCAGAGGTGGCTTTCCTAAAACGTATTGCGTCGGGATTTCAACCTACAACGACAAAACTGGTCTTCCGGTTTCTAGGACGAGATGAGATTGAGCCTTCAACGAGGCAGACATATGGCTCTCTGTTGAAGAATCTTAATTTTGTCAAGACATTTGCCTCCGGAATCCTTGTTCCCAAATCTTACATATGGCCTGTAGATGCAACTCTTTATTTACAACCTCATACCTCTGTTGTCGCGGATGCTCATAAAGCAGGGCTTGAAGTTTTCGCCTCGGATTTTGTAAATGACGTTCCCTTAAGCTACAATTACAGTCATGATCCCATATCTGAGTACTTGTCTTTCGTTAACAATGCTGACTTCTCTGTTGATGGAGTGCTGAGCGATTTCCCAATTACTCCATCAGAGGCTATAGGTAAGTCTTTTTTCTTCTACTAGGTATTTACTCTTAAGTATTTTCGTCACAATCCTGAATTTTTCTCTTCTCGTACTGCAGCTTGCTTTGCTCATCTCGGCAGAAAAGCTTCATcacaaggtatatatatatatatataatatatatatatatatatatatatatatatatatatatacaccacaGTCGCAAATGCTTATATACAACATTATTCTCGACATATATTCATTGTTGACACTCCTTCACCTTGCTCATTATGCAGCGAAACCATTGGTTATCTCTAAATATGGAGCAAGTGGAGATTACCCAGGTTGCACAGACTTGGCATATAAGAAAGCTATTGCGGGTGGCGCAGAAGTAATTGACTGCCCAGTTCAACTGGCCAAGGATGGGACACTATTTTGCCTGAGCTCAGAAAATTTGACACAAAGCGCAATAGTTGATTCAAAGGCTGTGGGtggaatattttcctttaaccTGGCATGGAATCAGATTCAAACCTTGACACGTAAGTCGAATTGGGTTCTCCTTTACATACTCACTCTGTGCAGTGATACCCTTTAAACCACAACCCCTCCTTCCCAACCAGACAGCAAACGAAGAAAACATTCACTGAAAACTTTCATGCTTTGGAAAAATTCATCCTCTTAAATTTGTTTAAAAGCGTTTTTCGAGACTCTGAGATAAGCGTGATTGAACTTTACTTCGGTTTTAATTAATTCTCTGCATTAAATGAGGATTTCCGTTATTATCTACTTATATACTTGTATTTTGCATAAATTCCGGCAGCGGCAATAGCAAACCCCTCCACCAAGTATAGAATGTACCGGAACCCCAAGTTCCAAAATGCTGGAAAGTTTGTAACATTGTCCGATTTCTTGGCCTTGTCAAAGAACGCGAAATCTCTTACTGGTGTCCTGATCAACATAGAGGTGAGTATTTGCTCTGCTGCTTACTGTCTTTTTGTTGCTGAAATACATGATTTGCAATTTATCAGAGGTGTGTTTCTTCTCATGCCTcctgatttgaatatttttcttgatcatcCCCGTTTGATTCTGTTCATCTGTTCCTTTCAGAATGCACAGGGAGTGAGAGTAGCCGATGCAGTCAACGAAGCCTTGGTCAAAGCTGGTTTTGATAAACAGACATCCTTAAAAGTTATGATCCAGTCCAGTAATAGCTCAGTTCTAATGAAATTCAAGGGCAAGAGCAATAATTACGAGCTTGTATACAAGGCTGATGGGGATATTGTTGATGGCCCCAACGCCGACTCAACCATTAAGAACATAAAGACATTTGCCGATTCTGTGGTTGTCAGCAAGGACTTCATCTTCCCTGAACTTCAAGCATTTATCACTAATACTACCAATATTGTGCCCAAGCTTCATGCAGAGAAGCTCCTTGTTTATGTAGAGACATTCAGCAATGAGTTTGTGACTCAATCATGGGACTTCCTCTCAGATGCAACTGTGGAGATCAATACATTTGTCCAGGTGGCAAAAGTTGATGGTATCATCACCGATTTCCCTAAGACAGCTGCCAGATACAAAAGTAAGTGGATTTACTCATATTCAACCTATATTCATGTGATCCATAATGTAATGTTGAAACTTAAAtccatatttatcaaaaaaaaaaaaaattaaattgatgaaAAGAGATAAACATAGTCAGATTTCAAGTTTAGAACCTTTATTTAATACCATatcaaatgatcatcatcagtaCTTGTTTCAAGAACTATATCTTTATATTCTAACATATCATGAACTAGATCATTTcggccctttttttttttttttttccctaacaCCAAAATTAAGCTTAGCATTGCTATGTTTACTTGATACAGTTGAATACCAAACGCTCCATATCATGATATCTATTTGATACATTGGTGGTTCAATGAAATGCAGGAAATCGGTGCGTACGTGCGGGGAAAAAGACACCTTCGTACATGGAGCCTGTTACGCCTGGAAGTTTGTATGAATTCGGTGGTTATTTCTGAATTAAGATGATGGAGTGTTATAATAAAGGGTAGCATGCAATTGGTGATCGATGACCAGGTAATTTTCTCATGCAACGACACTCTAGCtaactagtactatatataaaagtatatcATCCATcgttaaaaagttaattttttttttttatgtgagttttataatataatttcttaggCATAGGCCTGGCACATAGGACTGAATCTGCTGACGTCTATGATCAGATGCTAtaacctaattaattaaggacATGAACTCGAGTTAAAACTTGAGGTAGAAAATATTGATCAAGAAGGAAAAAGTAGAAAATCTGCTGATTTCCTGATCCAAATATGCTGGTTATAAGTTGAAGAAAACCTGTAAGTTCCTGctgatcttttaatttttggtttgCAAATTTGCTTTACAGATCATCCAGATATGGTAATTGATGGCTGGGTTGAAGAAACTATGATCAAGTTCCTCCTTTAAGTACGTACCATATATTCATGAGCTGGTCCTCCTGCCCTCCAAATCATGAGCATGCGCATGATATTGTAGATCCGAATTAACTCAATATAATGTATCGAATATGCAgccaattattaattattttattcttttgtattAATTGTTGATCATCGATAGACTATTACTTAATTGTCTCTGATCTGGAcgtatcaaaattaatattgttcAATATTTTAGAAAGATCCGTACGTAAATGCGTTCTTATAATAATAACTCATGATTTCCCCCTGTACGACGTCGTTCCTTGTAAACAATTTAGaacattaaaatttgaaagataatacATAAATATGGAACATAAAGATCGTATactcatcattaaaaaaagataaaaaaaaaaattattattttatagtcaTAGAGTATGCATGTCAAGACAGATTTTCATTAGATTTTCTAATGAAAGTCTGACGaaggaattaattttttttaaaagaaaaaatctgatCAGGggtgaaaatgataaaattataaattttaggagaaataaaataatggtgTGAAATCCAATTATGCACTTGACCCAgaaataatcacatatataatataattaaagaacTCCTACTTTGACTCCAAAtgagagaatatatatatttttaacccTCACAAATACGAAAAAAGAATCTTCTATATAtaacaatttgaaagaaaattatctgaaaaaaattaaaattaaaaaacaaaaaaaaattccttcaaaatctaataaatcaatatatatatatatagtcttaaaaatctgaaaaaattgtcCCCCAAAATCATAgtttaaaacatgtttttttaaattcatgttgaattattgaattgttttattcagcacataatccacattataatttaaatggtaggattttatttataatctttaaattttagttttaaaattaaattataccacAAATACTATAGAAGATATTTGACACAACTAAATTATTAAACACTACTAATTTTGATagagaaatgttatttatcattCTAACATCATAcactaatatgtgatttatcgtttctatcattttatttaaacatataagtaaaatttttcattaaacataaaacatatttatattttaacgtGATTAGTCAAAAAAGAGTAAGGCGTGacttattttcataattaattttatttcatctcatataaatattataatttttttaagttttatacaaaataaaataaagaatttaattttttaaaattttaaaataaaaaaatatttaaaagaatattttatataaactttaatcttttatctcaattttctTACTCATTGGCTAAATGATGATTGGTGCCGAGATCATCGGCGCCTTCTCACGTTGACTCGGTCACTACAGAGACTCGGTCACAGCCTCTGTAGTGAATGTGGGTGTCCTAGGCTCCTAGTCACCACTAACGTCCGGGAGTCTTTGTCAACTTTACCAACTTGTCCTTTGCCCCATCTTCCTCCCAACAGTTTGCCATGTTACTACAGCTTTGTTGCTTTGTTCGATCGGCGAAATGGTCAACTCGAATGCATGTGTTTTATGCCCCAAAATTTTGTCGTTCCGGTGAGGCTGTAAAGTTTTGGACTTTCGTGGGGGTCCCAGTGGTCCAACATTTAACGTGATGGTTACGCGCGTTTCTTGGTTaaatctctccctctccccgcTAAGCAAATCACACGAAGCCCGATAGCGGGAAGTTACTAAGTTTCTATGGATTTCCGGCGAGCTTTTCCGGCAATGTGTAACTTACTTGGTCGTGCGGCCCTCTTTCTCACTCTGGTTCACTCGGTGGTAGTGGCTCCGGTCTCTGCTCAGGGACCTAAGAAGACCAGTCCCTGGCCTACACTTAGCGGTTTGTGTTTTTGCCTCAAAAGCTACCTCCTCTTTCTATGCCAACTCACTCTTGTTGTCTCAACTTGAAATGACATATCATCACTAGAAAAGCATGAATAAAGCTAAGTGTTCTTTGAATTAACTTACTTTTAATGATTGGATCAATTTGTAGGCAATCCGCCTTTAGTCATTGCACGCGGTGGGTTTTCAGGGCTATTTCCTGATTCTAGTTCACTTGCCTATAATCTGGCACTGCAAGTTAGCGTACCCAATGTGCTCTTATGGTGCGATGTGCAGTTGACAAAGGATGGAGTCGGGATTTGTATTCCGGACATCAAGCTGGATAATGCTACTGACATTGCGACTGGAAGTTTCAAAGACAGGAATAACGTTTACTTTGTTAATGGAGTCCCTACCCGAGGATGGTTTTCTGTGGATTTCACCTTCAACGAGTTAGCAAATAATGTCTTGCGTAAGTCTTGAACTATCCTAAACATTTTCTTCTTCACGTTTCCGCACTTGGGTTGGGTGTCTTATATATGAACCAATTACATTTTTCTTTGCATATGTTGGGATGTCATAGTCGCTCAAGGAGTCTATTCTAGAACCAATAAATTTGATGGCAATGACATCCGAATCTTCACTGTTCAAGATTTGGCTACCACAGTGAAGCCACCAGGCTTATGGTTGAACATTCAGGTAAATTGAAGATGACTCTGTCTTATATTGGACAACCcccccttttgttttttttttggtcggaCAGATATTACTCTAATCATGTAGAATGTGGCTTCTAAGCTATAATTTTGACCATTTGCCCTTTCGCAGTATGATGCATTCTTCACGCAGCACAACTTGAGTATGAGAGCCTTTGTACTTTCTGTGTCGAGAAGTGTGGcagttagttttatttcatcACCAGAGGCGGCTTTCCTAAGAAGTATCAGGACACAAATCAATCCTAAAACGACAAAACTGGTCTTCCGGTTTCTAGGACAAGATGAGCTTGAGCCTTCAACGAACCAGACGTATGGTTCTTTGTTAAAGAATCTTGCATTTATCAAGTCATTTGCCTCCGGAATTCTTGTTCCCAAATCTTACATATGGCCTGTAGATGCAACTCTTTACTTACAACCTCATACCACTGTTGTCGTGGATGCTCACAAGGGAGGACTAGAAGTTTTCGCATCAGATTTTGCAAATGACGTTCCATTTAGCTTCAATTACAGTTATGATCCTGTATCTGAGCACTTGTCTTTCATTGACAATGGTGACTTCTCCGTGGATGGCATGCTAACCGACTTTCCAATTACTCCATCGGCTGCTATAGGTAAATAAGAATAGTATTCACCTACATATCTTGCATTACCAATTATAAACTATTGGCTACTGGAACTCCTTGACGGATCAATTGAACGATCAAATCAATTAagattttccattttcaaaTTGTAGAATTTGGCTACCAGGATCCCTTGATGCAGTTTTCCTTGGCTATATCTTGACCTTGAAGCACCTTCTTCAATGTGAAATGAATGACACTTCTTTAGTGAAAGTCCTTTGATATCAGTGCACATTTCTAAATCACCTTGAACGACTCTCTCATTTTGTTCTAAACTGGATCTCTTTCGAGCTTTCTACCATGTATTCATTAGTTATCCTACATCATCATCAGAAGTTAAAGATAAATCATTGTAGAAAACTGTTTACTAAACGTTACTCTGATTTTTGGAAACTTTGCCATTTCATTCATGGACGTGGGGCAACCTATGATGCAAAGTACCCTATCAGGTTATTATAGAAGTGCAGTGGTACATGTTCTCTGTCACATATGCtgcatttgtgatttttttaagaaCAGAAGCACTAAAATACCTTTCGTTGTGATTATCATTACATTATCGGCAGCTTATTAAAGTAATCCTTTCTTCAAGATGATGATTTCCCTTCTCGTACTGCAGATTGCTTTGCTCATCTTGGCAAAGGTGCTTCACCACAAGGTATATCATTGTTATGTATTGCTTCTAATAAAAGCTTTGATTTTGTTCTGCTAAC
It contains:
- the LOC121235601 gene encoding glycerophosphodiester phosphodiesterase GDPDL3-like, giving the protein MVCQQAFPATCNPRGWAFFLLLLQCSAVLTLVSAQEPSKTARWPTLSGKPPLVIARGGFSGLFPDSSSIAYDLAQAVSLPNVHLWCDVQLTKDGAGICSPSVKLENATDIATIYKNRSRVYQVNKVPTRGWFSLDFTYKELANNVSITQGVYSRTNRFDNHGFAIITVDHLAKKLKPPGIWLNIQYDAFFTQHKLSMTRFVLSVSRRVKIDYISSPEVAFLKRIASGFQPTTTKLVFRFLGRDEIEPSTRQTYGSLLKNLNFVKTFASGILVPKSYIWPVDATLYLQPHTSVVADAHKAGLEVFASDFVNDVPLSYNYSHDPISEYLSFVNNADFSVDGVLSDFPITPSEAIACFAHLGRKASSQAKPLVISKYGASGDYPGCTDLAYKKAIAGGAEVIDCPVQLAKDGTLFCLSSENLTQSAIVDSKAVGGIFSFNLAWNQIQTLTPAIANPSTKYRMYRNPKFQNAGKFVTLSDFLALSKNAKSLTGVLINIENAQGVRVADAVNEALVKAGFDKQTSLKVMIQSSNSSVLMKFKGKSNNYELVYKADGDIVDGPNADSTIKNIKTFADSVVVSKDFIFPELQAFITNTTNIVPKLHAEKLLVYVETFSNEFVTQSWDFLSDATVEINTFVQVAKVDGIITDFPKTAARYKSKWIYSYSTYIHVIHNVMLKLKSIFIKKKKN
- the LOC121236193 gene encoding glycerophosphodiester phosphodiesterase GDPDL3-like translates to MDFRRAFPAMCNLLGRAALFLTLVHSVVVAPVSAQGPKKTSPWPTLSGNPPLVIARGGFSGLFPDSSSLAYNLALQVSVPNVLLWCDVQLTKDGVGICIPDIKLDNATDIATGSFKDRNNVYFVNGVPTRGWFSVDFTFNELANNVLLAQGVYSRTNKFDGNDIRIFTVQDLATTVKPPGLWLNIQYDAFFTQHNLSMRAFVLSVSRSVAVSFISSPEAAFLRSIRTQINPKTTKLVFRFLGQDELEPSTNQTYGSLLKNLAFIKSFASGILVPKSYIWPVDATLYLQPHTTVVVDAHKGGLEVFASDFANDVPFSFNYSYDPVSEHLSFIDNGDFSVDGMLTDFPITPSAAIDCFAHLGKGASPQEKPLVISKCGASGDYPGCTDLAYTQAITDGVDVLDCPVQMAKDGTPFCLSSINLLDSTTVAESSYSNFTTSIPEIQDGSGIFTFSLTWSQIQELKPAIASPYSNFKLFRNPKFKNAGKFLTLSEFLALSKNTNSLTGVLISIEHADYLGKKQGLNITDAVIDALSKAGYDTQASLKVMIQSSNSSVLTRFANKNNYELVYKADDNIIDAPNSTIENIKTFADSVVVSKESVIPEIQAFLTHATDIVSRLQSVNLPVYVETFSNEFVSQAWDFFSDATVEINTFVMGTKVDGAITDFPKTAARYKRNRCLGLGKDTPSYMQPVKPGSLFKRFGV